The Nitrogeniibacter aestuarii genome has a window encoding:
- the crcB gene encoding fluoride efflux transporter CrcB, with protein MNPTGFLAVGVGAALGAWIRWWLGVRLNPVFISLPLGTLVANLLGGYLIGIAVAYFAHQTALPPEVRWFIVTGFLGALTTFSSFSAEVVTMIGAAQYAWALITAAAHLFGSLLMTGLGIYTFQLIRA; from the coding sequence ATGAATCCCACCGGATTCCTTGCCGTCGGTGTCGGCGCGGCTCTCGGCGCCTGGATTCGCTGGTGGCTGGGAGTGCGCCTCAATCCCGTCTTCATCTCGTTGCCGCTCGGCACGCTGGTGGCCAACCTGCTGGGCGGCTACCTGATCGGGATTGCCGTGGCCTATTTTGCCCACCAGACGGCCTTGCCGCCCGAGGTGCGCTGGTTCATCGTCACGGGTTTTCTCGGCGCGCTGACCACATTTTCGAGCTTTTCGGCCGAAGTGGTGACCATGATCGGTGCGGCGCAGTATGCCTGGGCACTGATCACCGCCGCCGCCCACTTGTTCGGCTCCCTGCTCATGACCGGGCTGGGCATTTATACCTTCCAGCTGATTCGCGCCTGA
- a CDS encoding sigma-70 family RNA polymerase sigma factor has protein sequence MLLNLGQRRAFDQVVRAYSSDMYRFAYWLCGDRFVAEDIVQEAFTRAWRNWEQLRDKSTPKPWLLTIVRNEHARLYERKRLEIVDAAPEDLAIAADDNPLELMELEQVIDQLSLSLREPFLLQTLGGFSCAEIAEQLETTEGAIMVRLTRARQALRGLLETATGQTRRRAK, from the coding sequence ATGCTACTCAATCTGGGCCAGCGGCGCGCTTTCGATCAGGTGGTGCGCGCCTACAGCAGCGACATGTACCGCTTCGCCTACTGGCTGTGCGGTGACCGTTTTGTCGCCGAGGACATTGTGCAGGAAGCCTTTACACGGGCCTGGCGCAATTGGGAACAGCTGCGCGACAAGAGCACGCCCAAACCCTGGCTGCTCACCATCGTGCGTAACGAACATGCCCGCCTGTATGAACGCAAGCGGCTCGAGATCGTCGATGCCGCACCGGAGGATCTGGCCATCGCCGCCGATGACAATCCGCTGGAATTGATGGAACTGGAACAAGTGATCGATCAGCTGTCGCTGTCGCTGCGCGAACCCTTTCTGCTGCAGACCCTGGGCGGTTTCAGCTGTGCCGAGATCGCCGAGCAGCTGGAGACGACCGAAGGGGCGATCATGGTTCGACTGACCCGTGCCCGCCAGGCCCTCAGAGGGCTGCTGGAAACGGCCACCGGTCAAACGCGTCGGAGAGCGAAATGA
- a CDS encoding DUF3379 family protein has translation MSTNYTCMDLRREKLADPKRLSAAANAHLAECPNCRRFAQGIDATEIKAAQVLNVPVPEGLSDRVLLRVHRGQKRPWRLWAIAAAFVFSFGIGMVQWQPRPDTDYAKFAIEHVRHEPQSFTTHRLADPSRFQLVMANFGGTMKTPIGKVSYMRLCPVPNGTGWHIVLETEAGPATLLLIPGEDISGAVLEAKFDGLTARALPGGQGYYAIVAETPEIVDAVEKLMKERVSWKG, from the coding sequence ATGAGCACCAACTACACCTGCATGGACCTGCGTCGGGAAAAACTCGCCGACCCCAAGCGTTTGAGCGCAGCGGCGAACGCACACCTGGCCGAGTGCCCGAACTGCCGCCGTTTTGCCCAGGGTATCGACGCCACCGAAATCAAGGCGGCTCAGGTCCTCAATGTCCCCGTCCCCGAAGGGCTCTCCGATCGTGTGCTGTTGCGTGTTCATCGCGGACAGAAGCGCCCGTGGCGCCTGTGGGCGATTGCGGCGGCCTTCGTGTTCAGCTTCGGCATCGGCATGGTGCAGTGGCAGCCTCGCCCGGACACCGACTATGCCAAGTTCGCCATCGAGCATGTGCGACACGAGCCGCAGTCATTCACGACGCATCGTCTTGCGGACCCGTCGCGATTCCAGCTCGTCATGGCCAACTTCGGCGGCACCATGAAGACGCCCATCGGCAAGGTCAGCTACATGCGCCTGTGCCCAGTCCCCAACGGGACCGGCTGGCACATCGTGCTGGAAACCGAGGCCGGCCCCGCGACCCTGCTGCTGATCCCGGGCGAAGACATCTCGGGGGCCGTGCTTGAGGCCAAGTTCGACGGACTGACGGCACGTGCCCTGCCCGGCGGACAAGGCTACTACGCCATCGTCGCGGAAACACCGGAGATTGTGGATGCCGTCGAAAAGCTCATGAAAGAGCGGGTGAGCTGGAAGGGCTGA
- a CDS encoding putative bifunctional diguanylate cyclase/phosphodiesterase — translation MKTRLLVVDDDDVNRMLACEALKEAGFDVAEAADGQSALMTYAEFRPDLILLDVMMPVMDGFETCHLLRQQGAREPIIMLTGLEDTESIEKAYERGATDFITKPINWVLLRHRVIYALRAARALDELVASESNLRSAQQIARIGSWKLHIATHRCERSETYCALFGESVETFGSRMEDLFERVYPADREKVRDAIEQARHGQRYTLEYRIVRPDGIVSTAQEVAVPAVGPDGDVVSVQGTLQDISERVEAERKIRQLAYFDDLTGLPNRAHFREALQSALLRETSRGGHCAVVLINVDRFKRINETLGQDSADQVLQVLAVRLGQGYGGANMNVVGPESMDAPRMARLSADNFGLFIEGAEGRESVEAEIRMLLQRASSPVQQGEQTLSLSLSAGLAFFPEHGQTAEGLLKCAEMALGALRRREALDSIQCYTERMKVDAFARLSMENDLQQAVEQQQFNLLYQPKVDANTGMVVGSEALIRWEHPLEGTITPDAFIPLAEELGLINTIGQWVLRRACEDLARWRESGAALMPVAVNLSASQFARQDLLEQVKGVLTETGTDPGLIEIEVTESALMRDTRVTADLIGRLHDSGLSLAVDDFGTGYSSLAYLKRFAVNTLKIDRSFVQDCDAGQDDPAIVRAIIAMARSLGIGLVAEGVETVAQARVLQAEGCPIMQGYLFSRPIPASEFGKALKVGLPNARLLARHTA, via the coding sequence ATGAAGACTCGTCTGCTGGTAGTGGATGATGATGATGTCAATCGGATGCTGGCCTGCGAAGCGCTCAAGGAGGCCGGCTTCGATGTGGCAGAAGCCGCCGATGGGCAAAGTGCGCTCATGACCTATGCCGAGTTTCGTCCCGACCTGATCCTGCTCGACGTGATGATGCCGGTCATGGATGGTTTCGAAACCTGCCATCTGCTGCGCCAGCAAGGCGCACGCGAACCGATCATCATGCTCACCGGTCTGGAAGACACCGAGTCGATTGAAAAGGCCTACGAGCGCGGCGCAACCGATTTCATCACCAAGCCGATCAACTGGGTCCTGTTGCGTCACCGCGTGATCTACGCCCTGCGCGCGGCGCGGGCGCTCGATGAACTGGTGGCCAGTGAAAGCAACCTGCGTTCCGCTCAGCAGATTGCCCGTATCGGCAGCTGGAAGCTGCACATCGCCACCCACCGCTGCGAGCGTTCCGAAACCTACTGCGCCCTGTTTGGTGAAAGCGTCGAGACGTTTGGCTCGCGCATGGAAGATCTGTTCGAACGGGTGTATCCGGCCGATCGGGAGAAGGTGCGTGACGCCATCGAACAGGCGCGTCACGGGCAGCGCTATACCCTCGAATACCGCATCGTCCGGCCGGACGGCATCGTCAGCACCGCCCAGGAAGTGGCGGTGCCCGCGGTCGGTCCCGATGGCGACGTGGTGAGCGTGCAAGGGACCTTGCAGGACATTTCCGAGCGCGTCGAGGCCGAACGCAAGATTCGCCAGCTGGCTTATTTCGACGATCTGACCGGCCTGCCCAACCGCGCCCACTTCCGGGAGGCATTGCAGTCGGCGCTCCTGCGGGAAACGAGCCGGGGCGGCCATTGTGCGGTGGTGCTGATCAATGTGGACCGCTTCAAACGCATCAACGAAACCCTGGGGCAGGACAGCGCCGACCAGGTGCTTCAGGTGCTGGCGGTGCGTCTCGGTCAGGGGTATGGCGGCGCCAACATGAACGTGGTCGGCCCGGAGAGCATGGATGCGCCCCGCATGGCCCGCCTGAGCGCCGATAATTTCGGGCTGTTCATCGAAGGGGCCGAGGGGCGTGAGTCGGTCGAAGCCGAGATTCGCATGCTGTTGCAGCGGGCCAGTTCCCCTGTTCAGCAAGGGGAGCAGACGCTGAGCCTGTCGCTCAGTGCCGGTCTGGCCTTCTTTCCCGAGCACGGGCAGACGGCCGAGGGCTTGCTCAAGTGCGCCGAAATGGCGCTCGGGGCGTTGCGCCGGCGCGAGGCCCTCGACAGTATCCAGTGCTACACCGAACGCATGAAGGTCGACGCCTTCGCCCGTCTGTCGATGGAAAACGACTTGCAGCAAGCCGTCGAACAGCAGCAGTTCAATCTGCTCTATCAACCCAAGGTGGACGCCAACACCGGGATGGTGGTCGGCAGCGAAGCGCTCATTCGCTGGGAGCACCCCCTGGAGGGCACCATCACGCCGGATGCCTTCATTCCGCTCGCCGAAGAACTCGGCCTGATCAACACCATCGGTCAGTGGGTGCTGCGCCGGGCCTGCGAGGATCTGGCGCGCTGGCGCGAGAGCGGTGCCGCCCTCATGCCGGTGGCGGTCAATCTGTCAGCCAGCCAGTTCGCCCGACAGGATCTGCTCGAACAGGTCAAGGGCGTCCTGACCGAAACCGGCACTGATCCGGGGCTGATCGAAATCGAGGTCACCGAGTCGGCGCTGATGCGCGACACCCGGGTCACGGCCGACCTGATTGGCCGTCTGCATGACTCGGGCTTGTCGCTGGCCGTTGACGACTTCGGGACCGGATACTCCTCGCTGGCCTATCTCAAGCGCTTTGCGGTCAATACACTCAAGATTGATCGCTCTTTCGTTCAGGATTGCGATGCCGGGCAGGACGATCCGGCCATCGTCCGCGCCATCATCGCGATGGCGCGCAGCCTCGGCATCGGGCTGGTGGCCGAGGGTGTTGAAACGGTCGCCCAGGCGCGCGTGCTGCAGGCCGAAGGCTGTCCGATCATGCAGGGCTACCTGTTCTCCCGCCCCATTCCCGCCAGCGAGTTCGGCAAGGCCCTCAAGGTGGGCCTGCCGAACGCACGCCTGCTGGCGCGCCATACCGCCTGA
- a CDS encoding hybrid sensor histidine kinase/response regulator: MARFSDRSIGEKLRAIVLAGIAVALLISFMTVVGSEFRQELGQIRAQANIYADLVIENGSAPMRFEDVASAERLLGSLRHVGAIRAAVLLRNDGQVFATYPSDLVATHERFGDLIKAQGEGEGRWQFPRYIKSWPVLHDGEKLGDLVLDVSLAENLSDLAEWTLFACVGLLVGGLAATMLVRRAEQSIVRPIIRLAAMVRDVRNHARFDLRAPAGPRDEVGDLIDGVNSMLSEIEERDSALAAHRDRLEIEVAHRTEELSAAKEEADRARDEAQDANRAKSLFLANMSHEIRTPMNGVLGMVELLRGTPMNERQSRMIDTLHGSAESLLYLINDVLDVSKIEAGKLELDSVDFSPRKAVEDVALLFAERAQQKGVELILDIAPDLPETVCADGHRFRQVLNNLVSNAVKFTASGFIRIAVRSAVRDHEVRLQVQVEDSGIGIPDDMRPRLFQAFSQADSSMARRYGGTGLGLAISRQLAQLMGGSLTEDSEPGCGARFNFDIEAALVTAATPVAIGPLRVAVVGGVARQREVLARHIQAYGADVSTFEDDGALTTAVASDGRFDVLLVDGQVSGERGRDRFETIKAAADRMVALVRLRSASDEEDARQSGAGGSLSKPVLDGQLIRVLEGKSVSASARRPERTVGLRTNARVLVAEDHPVNAEIVCALLGECGCRVTVAANGREAVAAYQAGAFDLVLMDIQMPEMDGVEATQRIREIERESGHDRVPIVALTANALHDDRSAALSAGMDDYLTKPLTGERLRAALARWLTGVAAVELTAPKAEESAAEETSASAPARAEAELPLFELKTLLGVPGVKGNREAPLLKRLLTLFVRETSIQLDQLEQVLAVGDAEEGQRIVHKMKSAAASVGASRLAAQARELDARLKVGGIDGAAERAAMMRLSFTGYMDALESHGISAETPPSTVEGNDG, encoded by the coding sequence ATGGCACGCTTCAGTGATCGCTCGATCGGAGAAAAGCTGCGCGCCATTGTGCTGGCCGGCATTGCCGTGGCGCTGCTGATCAGCTTCATGACCGTGGTGGGCAGCGAGTTCCGCCAGGAGCTCGGGCAGATTCGCGCACAGGCCAACATCTACGCCGACCTGGTGATCGAGAATGGTTCTGCGCCCATGCGCTTTGAAGACGTGGCCAGTGCCGAGCGCCTGCTTGGCTCCTTGCGCCATGTGGGGGCCATTCGCGCGGCCGTACTGTTGCGCAACGACGGACAGGTCTTCGCCACCTATCCCTCCGATCTGGTGGCGACCCACGAGCGCTTCGGCGATCTGATCAAGGCGCAGGGCGAGGGCGAAGGCCGGTGGCAGTTCCCTCGTTATATCAAGTCCTGGCCGGTCTTGCACGACGGTGAAAAGCTCGGCGATCTGGTGCTGGATGTGTCGCTGGCCGAGAACCTCAGTGACCTGGCGGAATGGACGCTGTTCGCCTGCGTCGGCCTGCTGGTCGGCGGCCTGGCGGCCACCATGCTGGTCAGGCGTGCCGAGCAGTCCATCGTACGCCCCATCATTCGCCTGGCGGCCATGGTCCGGGATGTGCGCAATCACGCGCGCTTCGATCTGCGCGCACCGGCCGGGCCCCGCGACGAGGTGGGCGACCTCATCGATGGGGTGAACAGCATGCTCAGTGAAATCGAGGAGCGTGACTCGGCGCTGGCGGCCCATCGGGATCGCCTCGAGATCGAGGTGGCGCACCGCACAGAGGAACTCTCGGCCGCCAAGGAAGAGGCCGACCGCGCCCGTGACGAGGCGCAGGACGCCAACCGCGCCAAGAGCCTGTTCCTGGCCAACATGAGCCACGAGATCCGCACGCCCATGAACGGGGTGCTCGGCATGGTGGAACTGCTCCGCGGTACGCCCATGAATGAACGCCAGTCGCGCATGATCGACACCCTGCACGGTTCGGCGGAGTCCCTGCTGTACCTCATCAACGACGTGCTCGACGTCTCCAAGATCGAGGCGGGCAAGCTTGAACTCGATTCGGTGGATTTCTCGCCCCGCAAGGCGGTCGAGGATGTGGCGCTGCTTTTTGCCGAGCGGGCGCAGCAAAAAGGGGTGGAACTGATTCTCGATATTGCACCGGACCTGCCCGAAACCGTGTGTGCCGACGGCCACCGCTTCCGTCAGGTGCTCAACAACCTGGTGTCCAACGCGGTGAAGTTCACCGCTTCGGGGTTCATTCGCATTGCCGTGCGCTCGGCGGTCCGCGATCACGAGGTGAGACTTCAGGTTCAGGTCGAGGATTCGGGGATCGGCATTCCCGACGACATGCGGCCACGCCTGTTCCAGGCCTTCTCACAGGCGGACAGCTCCATGGCGCGGCGCTACGGAGGCACCGGCCTCGGGCTGGCCATCTCCCGGCAACTGGCCCAGTTGATGGGCGGCAGCCTGACCGAAGACAGCGAACCCGGTTGCGGCGCACGCTTCAACTTCGACATCGAGGCCGCGCTGGTCACGGCCGCCACGCCTGTCGCGATCGGACCGCTGCGCGTGGCAGTGGTCGGTGGGGTGGCCCGGCAGCGTGAGGTGCTGGCGCGTCATATCCAGGCCTATGGCGCCGACGTGAGCACGTTCGAGGACGATGGCGCGCTGACAACCGCCGTGGCCAGTGATGGCCGCTTCGATGTCTTGCTCGTGGACGGCCAGGTCTCCGGCGAACGAGGGCGCGATCGCTTCGAGACGATCAAGGCGGCTGCCGATCGGATGGTGGCGCTTGTGCGGTTGCGCTCGGCCAGCGATGAAGAAGATGCGCGCCAGTCAGGCGCCGGCGGTTCGCTGTCCAAGCCGGTGCTCGATGGCCAACTGATCCGGGTGCTCGAGGGCAAGTCCGTCAGCGCCAGCGCCCGTCGGCCCGAGCGCACGGTCGGGCTGCGGACCAACGCCCGCGTGCTGGTGGCCGAGGATCACCCGGTCAATGCCGAGATCGTGTGTGCGCTGCTTGGCGAATGTGGTTGCCGTGTCACCGTGGCGGCCAATGGACGCGAAGCGGTGGCGGCCTATCAGGCCGGGGCCTTCGATCTGGTCCTCATGGATATCCAGATGCCCGAAATGGACGGCGTCGAAGCGACCCAGCGCATTCGCGAGATCGAGCGCGAGTCCGGGCATGATCGTGTGCCCATCGTCGCATTGACCGCCAACGCGCTGCATGATGATCGCAGTGCGGCACTCAGTGCCGGTATGGACGATTACCTCACCAAGCCGCTCACCGGCGAGCGCCTGCGAGCGGCCCTGGCGCGCTGGCTCACCGGCGTGGCGGCGGTCGAACTGACGGCGCCCAAGGCCGAGGAGAGCGCGGCCGAGGAGACCTCGGCGAGCGCACCGGCCCGGGCTGAGGCAGAATTGCCGCTGTTCGAACTGAAGACCCTGCTCGGGGTGCCGGGGGTGAAAGGCAATCGCGAGGCGCCTTTGCTCAAGCGCTTGCTCACGCTGTTCGTGCGCGAGACCAGCATTCAGCTCGACCAGTTGGAACAGGTGCTGGCGGTCGGCGATGCCGAAGAAGGGCAGCGCATCGTCCACAAAATGAAATCCGCTGCGGCGTCGGTGGGCGCCAGTCGATTGGCGGCCCAGGCACGCGAGCTGGATGCGCGACTGAAAGTGGGCGGGATCGACGGCGCAGCCGAGCGGGCTGCTATGATGCGATTGTCCTTCACAGGATATATGGACGCACTGGAATCCCACGGGATCTCGGCGGAGACACCCCCCTCGACGGTCGAGGGGAACGACGGATGA
- a CDS encoding YfiR family protein has protein sequence MLRRLLILLLMMSFAATARAVPTEYQLKAVFLLNFARYATWPEQSLPEDDPIDICVLGRDPFGAHLAGLESRQAQGRDVRILYPATATEARQCDVVFVSGSELRRLNVTLRELANAPVLTVSDIEGFVEAGGAIGFVTEDDRVRFDINRNTLERDHIKLSAQLLKLARKLIGDGGP, from the coding sequence ATGCTGCGCCGCCTTCTCATCCTCCTGCTGATGATGTCCTTCGCCGCGACGGCTCGTGCCGTCCCGACGGAGTATCAGCTCAAGGCGGTCTTCCTGCTCAACTTTGCGCGCTACGCCACCTGGCCTGAACAGTCTTTGCCGGAGGACGATCCGATCGATATCTGCGTGCTCGGCCGCGATCCCTTCGGGGCGCATCTGGCCGGGCTCGAATCTCGTCAGGCACAAGGGCGCGACGTGCGCATTCTGTATCCGGCCACGGCCACTGAAGCCCGGCAATGCGACGTGGTATTCGTTTCCGGCTCGGAGTTACGCCGGCTCAACGTGACCCTCCGTGAACTGGCCAATGCCCCGGTGCTCACGGTGAGCGACATTGAAGGGTTTGTGGAGGCGGGCGGTGCGATCGGCTTCGTGACCGAAGACGATCGGGTGCGTTTCGATATCAACCGCAACACCCTTGAGCGCGATCACATCAAACTGAGTGCGCAGCTGCTCAAACTCGCGCGCAAGTTGATCGGCGACGGAGGGCCCTGA
- a CDS encoding TonB-dependent receptor plug domain-containing protein has translation MRSNAIIPGLGSHFRSRPVRLAVTLATVLTAATSPSQAASDLLDLSLEELSGVEVLSVSRKAQRLADTPAAVTVLTNDDIMRSGARSVPEALRLVPGVQVARIGSGRWAVSVRGLNGRYASKLLVQIDGRSIYSPLFSGVFWDIENLMLEDVARIEIVRGPGASLWGANAVNGVINIVTKRASETSGALVRLSVDHRGTPEAAVRQGFELGDWADGRVYALTTNRASFETMDGHRIEDAQNGWRAGFRIDSKERDRWSVSGSVYQHRGEEAVDLPAPGALDVVIDYEGANLLASRKWDWLGGEATLRAYLDYQSIDMNPVAGAIVSTGDVDFQHRLMPMGRHEWIWGLGVRYQNAEARARQTTLRFDPEVTQLKTVSAFAQDEITLVPKQWRLSLGARFEARNESTPEWQPSARLMWTPTDRDSLWAHWSRAVRTPSIGERTTDFIIGTQQVSVPPFGTFPFTVISRANPDLKPENLRAIELGYRRQLDAGNLEAVLFRHRYDGLVSQHMGSVDPLMQRIYIDRGSAGKAVSEGLELAADTRVHRNVRLLAAYTLLRVHFDETDDATQAAANDAIQSRNANHWLTVQARVDLPGRRQLDTTIRHSGALKTPGAERVSSYTVTDVQYLQRVSENFEWSLGIYDLFDEHHTEFNSDQFPSPYAYDGRRAVLTGRWQF, from the coding sequence ATGAGAAGCAACGCAATCATCCCGGGGCTGGGGTCGCATTTCCGTAGCCGTCCGGTCCGGCTGGCCGTGACCCTGGCGACCGTGCTGACCGCCGCCACTTCGCCAAGTCAGGCCGCAAGCGACCTGCTTGATCTGAGCCTTGAAGAACTATCCGGCGTGGAGGTGCTGTCGGTCTCGCGCAAGGCGCAGCGCCTCGCCGACACGCCCGCCGCCGTGACCGTGCTGACCAACGACGACATCATGCGCTCCGGCGCCCGCAGCGTGCCCGAAGCCTTGCGGCTGGTGCCGGGGGTGCAGGTGGCGCGTATCGGCAGCGGCCGCTGGGCGGTGTCGGTGCGCGGTCTCAATGGGCGTTACGCCTCCAAGCTGCTGGTGCAGATCGACGGGCGCAGCATCTATTCCCCCCTGTTCTCCGGGGTGTTCTGGGACATCGAGAACCTCATGCTCGAGGACGTGGCGCGTATCGAAATCGTGCGCGGGCCGGGTGCCTCACTCTGGGGCGCCAATGCGGTCAACGGGGTCATCAATATCGTGACCAAGCGGGCCAGCGAGACCAGCGGTGCCCTCGTGCGTCTGTCGGTCGACCACCGCGGCACGCCGGAAGCGGCCGTGCGCCAGGGCTTCGAGCTTGGCGACTGGGCCGATGGGCGTGTGTATGCGCTGACCACCAATCGCGCCTCGTTCGAAACGATGGATGGTCATCGGATCGAGGATGCGCAGAACGGTTGGCGGGCCGGTTTTCGCATCGATTCAAAAGAGCGCGATCGCTGGTCTGTCAGTGGTTCGGTCTATCAGCACCGCGGAGAAGAAGCCGTCGATCTACCCGCGCCCGGCGCCCTTGATGTGGTGATCGACTATGAGGGCGCAAATCTGCTGGCGTCGCGCAAGTGGGACTGGCTGGGCGGCGAGGCCACGCTGAGGGCCTATCTCGATTACCAGAGCATTGACATGAATCCGGTGGCCGGCGCGATCGTATCGACCGGCGACGTGGACTTCCAGCATCGACTCATGCCGATGGGGCGGCATGAGTGGATCTGGGGGCTTGGCGTGCGCTACCAGAATGCGGAGGCTCGCGCCCGGCAGACGACCTTGCGGTTCGATCCGGAAGTGACTCAGCTCAAGACGGTCAGCGCCTTCGCCCAGGACGAAATCACGCTGGTGCCCAAACAATGGCGTCTGAGCCTCGGGGCCCGGTTCGAGGCGCGCAACGAGAGCACGCCCGAGTGGCAACCCAGCGCACGGCTGATGTGGACGCCCACGGATCGGGACAGTCTCTGGGCACATTGGTCGCGGGCCGTGCGCACCCCATCGATCGGCGAGCGCACGACCGACTTCATCATCGGCACCCAGCAGGTCAGCGTACCGCCCTTCGGCACCTTCCCGTTCACCGTGATCTCCCGCGCCAACCCGGACCTGAAGCCGGAGAATCTTCGTGCGATCGAGCTGGGCTACCGCCGTCAGCTGGACGCCGGCAACCTGGAAGCCGTACTGTTCCGGCACCGGTACGATGGGCTCGTTTCTCAGCACATGGGCAGCGTCGATCCGCTCATGCAGCGCATCTACATCGACCGCGGCAGCGCAGGCAAAGCGGTATCGGAGGGGCTGGAACTGGCCGCCGACACGCGCGTGCACCGCAACGTCCGACTGCTTGCCGCCTACACCCTGCTGCGGGTGCATTTCGACGAAACCGACGACGCGACACAGGCGGCGGCCAACGATGCGATTCAATCGCGCAATGCCAATCACTGGCTGACTGTGCAGGCCCGTGTCGATCTGCCGGGGCGGCGCCAGCTCGACACCACCATCCGACACTCGGGTGCGCTCAAGACGCCGGGGGCGGAGCGGGTGAGTTCCTACACCGTGACGGATGTGCAGTATCTGCAGCGTGTCAGCGAAAACTTCGAATGGTCGTTGGGTATCTATGACCTGTTCGATGAACATCACACCGAGTTCAACTCGGACCAGTTTCCTTCGCCCTACGCCTATGACGGGCGTCGCGCCGTGCTGACCGGACGCTGGCAGTTCTGA